The proteins below come from a single Dasypus novemcinctus isolate mDasNov1 chromosome 22, mDasNov1.1.hap2, whole genome shotgun sequence genomic window:
- the DDR1 gene encoding epithelial discoidin domain-containing receptor 1 isoform X1, translating to MGPGGLPSLPLPLLLLLAAAGEADMKGHFDPAKCRYALGMQDRAIPDSDISASSSWSDSTAARHSRLESSDGDGAWCPAGPVFPKEEEYLQVDLRRLHLVALVGTQGRHAGGLGKEFSPSYRLRYSRDGQRWMSWRDRSGQEVISGNEDPGGVVLKDLGPPMVARLVRFYPRADRVMSVCLRVELYGCLWRDGLLSYTAPVGQTMYLSEAVYLNDSTYDGHSVGGLQYGGLGQLADGVVGLDDFRESQELRVWPGYDYVGWSNRSFPSGYVGMEFEFDRLRAFQAMQVHSNNMHTLGARLPAGVECHFRRGPALAWEGEPVRHALGGSLGDPRARAVSVPLGGRVGRLLQCRFFFVGPWLLFSEIAFVSDAVNDSSAALGGTFAPAPWWPPGPPPTNSSGLELEPRGQQPVAKAEGSPSAVLVGCLVAIILLLLLVIALMLWRLHWRRLLSKAERRVLEEELTVHLSVPGDTLLINNRPGPREPPPYQEPRPRGNPPHSAPSVPNGSAMLLSNPAYRLLLATYARPPRGPGPPTPAWAKPTNTQACPGDYMEPEKPSTPLLPPPAQSSVPHYAEADIVTLQGVTGGNTYAVPALPPGAAGEGPPRVDFPRARLRFKEKLGEGQFGEVHLCEVENPQDLVSLDLPLSVQKGHPLLVAVKILRPDATKNARNDFLKEVKIMSRLKDPNIVRLLGVCVQDDPLCMITDYMENGDLNQFLSAHQLEDKAAGAPGDAGPSPGPSISYAVLVHVAAQIASGMRYLATLNFVHRDLATRNCLVGDNFTIKIADFGMSRNLYAGDYYRVQGRAVLPIRWMAWECILMGKFTTASDVWAFGVTLWEVLALCRAQPFGQLTDEQVIENAGEFFRDQGRQVYLSRPPACPLGLYELMLRCWSREPEQRPPFSQLHRFLAEDAVNTA from the exons ATGGGGCCCGGGGGTCTCCCGTCCCTGCCACTGCCACTGCTGCTGCTCCTGGCGGCGGCTGGAGAGGCCGACATGAAGGGGCACTTCGACCCTG CCAAATGCCGCTACGCCCTGGGCATGCAGGACCGCGCCATCCCAGACAGCGACATCTCCGCCTCCAGCTCCTGGTCCGACTCCACCGCCGCGCGCCACAGCAG GCTGGAGAGCAGCGACGGGGACGGCGCCTGGTGTCCGGCCGGGCCCGTGTTTCCCAAGGAGGAGGAGTACCTGCAGGTGGACCTGCGGCGGCTGCACCTGGTCGCGCTGGTGGGCACGCAGGGGCGGCACGCGGGGGGCCTGGGCAAGGAGTTCTCCCCCAGCTACCGGCTGCGCTACTCCCGGGATGGCCAGCGCTGGATGTCCTGGAGGGACCGCTCGGGCCAGGAG GTGATCTCGGGGAACGAGGACCCCGGGGGGGTGGTGCTCAAGGACCTGGGGCCCCCCATGGTGGCCCGGCTGGTGCGCTTCTACCCGCGCGCAGACCGCGTCATGAGCGTGTGCCTGCGCGTGGAGCTCTACGGCTGCCTCTGGAGGG atggCCTCCTGTCTTACACGGCGCCCGTGGGGCAGACCATGTACCTGTCGGAGGCTGTGTACCTCAACGACTCCACCTACGACGGACACTCTGTGGGCGG GCTGCAGTACGGGGGCCTGGGCCAGCTGGCCGACGGGGTCGTGGGGCTGGACGACTTCAGGGAGAGCCAGGAGCTGCGGGTCTGGCCGGGCTACGACTACGTGGGCTGGAGCAACCGCAGCTTCCCCAGCGGCTACGTGGGCATGGAGTTCGAGTTTGACCGGCTGCGGGCCTTCCAGGCCATGCAG gtgcACTCCAACAACATGCACACGCTGGGCGCGCGCCTGCCCGCGGGCGTGGAGTGCCATTTCCGGCGCGGCCCGGCCCTGGCCTGGGAGGGGGAGCCCGTGCGCCACGCCCTGGGGGGCAGCCTGGGGGACCCCAGGGCGCGCGCCGTGTCGGTGCCCCTGGGCGGCCGCGTGGGCCGCCTGCTGCAGTGCCGCTTCTTCTTCGTGGGGCCCTGGCTGCTCTTCAGCGAGATCGCCTTCGTGTCGG acgCCGTGAACGACTCGTCTGCCGCCCTGGGGGGCACCTTCGCACCGGCCCCCTGGTggccgcccggccccccgcccacCAACTCCAGCGGCCTGG agctggagcccaggggccAGCAGCCTGTGGCCAAGGCCGAGGGCAGCCCGAGCGCCGTCCTGGTCGGCTGCCTGGTGGCCATcatcctgctgctgctgctggtcatCGCGCTGATGCTGTGGCGGCTGCACTGGCGCCGGCTGCTCAGCAAG GCTGAGCGCCGGGTGTTGGAAGAAGAGCTGACGGTCCACCTCTCTGTCCCTGGGGACACCCTCCTCATCAACAACCGCCCCGGCCCCCGAGAGCCGCCCCCCTACCAGGAGCCCCGGCCTCGTGGGAATCCGCCCCACTCAGCTCCCAGTGTTCCCAACGGCTCGG CGATGCTGCTCTCCAATCCGGCCTACCGCCTCCTTCTGGCCACTTACGCCCGCCCCCCTCGAGGCCCGGGCCCCCCCACACCCGCCTGGGCCAAACCCACCAACACCCAGG cctgccctggggACTACATGGAGCCCGAAAAACCGAGCACCCCGCTCCTGCCCCCGCCCGCCCAGAGCAGCGTCCCCCACTACGCCGAGGCCGACATCGTCACCCTGCAGGGCGTCACCGGGGGCAACACCTACGCCGTGCCCGCGCTGCCCCCGGGGGCGGCCGGCGAGGGGCCTCCCCGCGTGGACTTCCCCCGCGCGCGGCTCCGCTTCAAGGAGAAGCTCGGCGAGGGCCAGTTCGGCGAG GTGCACCTGTGCGAGGTTGAGAACCCTCAAGACCTGGTCAGCCTGGACCTCCCCCTTAGCGTGCAGAAGGGACACCCCTTGCTGGTGGCTGTCAAGATCCTGCGGCCAGATGCCACCAAGAATGCCAG GAACGACTTCCTGAAGGAGGTGAAGATCATGTCCAGGCTCAAGGACCCCAACATCGTCCGGCTGCTGGGTGTGTGCGTGCAGGACGACCCGCTCTGCATGATCACCGACTACATGGAGAACGGCGACCTCAACCAGTTCCTCAGCGCCCACCAGCTGGAGGACAAGGCGGCCGGCGCGCCCGGGGACGCGGGGCCCAGCCCGGGACCCAGCATCAG CTACGCGGTGCTGGTGCACGTGGCGGCCCAGATCGCCTCGGGCATGCGCTACCTGGCCACGCTCAACTTCGTGCACCGCGACCTGGCCACGAGGAACTGCCTGGTAGGGGACAACTTCACCATCAAGATCGCCGACTTCGGCATGAGCCGCAACCTCTACGCCGGGGACTACTACCGCGTGCAGGGCCGGGCCGTGCTGCCCATCCGGTGGATGGCCTGGGAGTGCATCCTCATG GGCAAGTTCACGACGGCAAGTGACGTGTGGGCCTTCGGGGTGACGCTGTGGGAGGTGCTGGCGCTGTGCCGCGCCCAGCCCTTCGGGCAGCTCACGGACGAGCAGGTCATCGAGAACGCCGGCGAGTTCTTCCGGGACCAGGGCCGGCAG GTGTACCTGTCCCGGCCGCCCGCCTGCCCCCTGGGCCTGTACGAGCTGATGCTGCGGTGCTGGAGCAGGGAGCCCGAGCAGCGGCCGCCCTTCTCCCAGCTGCACCGGTTCCTGGCAGAGGACGCAGTCAACACGGCGTGA
- the DDR1 gene encoding epithelial discoidin domain-containing receptor 1 isoform X2, which translates to MGPGGLPSLPLPLLLLLAAAGEADMKGHFDPAKCRYALGMQDRAIPDSDISASSSWSDSTAARHSRLESSDGDGAWCPAGPVFPKEEEYLQVDLRRLHLVALVGTQGRHAGGLGKEFSPSYRLRYSRDGQRWMSWRDRSGQEVISGNEDPGGVVLKDLGPPMVARLVRFYPRADRVMSVCLRVELYGCLWRDGLLSYTAPVGQTMYLSEAVYLNDSTYDGHSVGGLQYGGLGQLADGVVGLDDFRESQELRVWPGYDYVGWSNRSFPSGYVGMEFEFDRLRAFQAMQVHSNNMHTLGARLPAGVECHFRRGPALAWEGEPVRHALGGSLGDPRARAVSVPLGGRVGRLLQCRFFFVGPWLLFSEIAFVSDAVNDSSAALGGTFAPAPWWPPGPPPTNSSGLELEPRGQQPVAKAEGSPSAVLVGCLVAIILLLLLVIALMLWRLHWRRLLSKAERRVLEEELTVHLSVPGDTLLINNRPGPREPPPYQEPRPRGNPPHSAPSVPNGSACPGDYMEPEKPSTPLLPPPAQSSVPHYAEADIVTLQGVTGGNTYAVPALPPGAAGEGPPRVDFPRARLRFKEKLGEGQFGEVHLCEVENPQDLVSLDLPLSVQKGHPLLVAVKILRPDATKNARNDFLKEVKIMSRLKDPNIVRLLGVCVQDDPLCMITDYMENGDLNQFLSAHQLEDKAAGAPGDAGPSPGPSISYAVLVHVAAQIASGMRYLATLNFVHRDLATRNCLVGDNFTIKIADFGMSRNLYAGDYYRVQGRAVLPIRWMAWECILMGKFTTASDVWAFGVTLWEVLALCRAQPFGQLTDEQVIENAGEFFRDQGRQVYLSRPPACPLGLYELMLRCWSREPEQRPPFSQLHRFLAEDAVNTA; encoded by the exons ATGGGGCCCGGGGGTCTCCCGTCCCTGCCACTGCCACTGCTGCTGCTCCTGGCGGCGGCTGGAGAGGCCGACATGAAGGGGCACTTCGACCCTG CCAAATGCCGCTACGCCCTGGGCATGCAGGACCGCGCCATCCCAGACAGCGACATCTCCGCCTCCAGCTCCTGGTCCGACTCCACCGCCGCGCGCCACAGCAG GCTGGAGAGCAGCGACGGGGACGGCGCCTGGTGTCCGGCCGGGCCCGTGTTTCCCAAGGAGGAGGAGTACCTGCAGGTGGACCTGCGGCGGCTGCACCTGGTCGCGCTGGTGGGCACGCAGGGGCGGCACGCGGGGGGCCTGGGCAAGGAGTTCTCCCCCAGCTACCGGCTGCGCTACTCCCGGGATGGCCAGCGCTGGATGTCCTGGAGGGACCGCTCGGGCCAGGAG GTGATCTCGGGGAACGAGGACCCCGGGGGGGTGGTGCTCAAGGACCTGGGGCCCCCCATGGTGGCCCGGCTGGTGCGCTTCTACCCGCGCGCAGACCGCGTCATGAGCGTGTGCCTGCGCGTGGAGCTCTACGGCTGCCTCTGGAGGG atggCCTCCTGTCTTACACGGCGCCCGTGGGGCAGACCATGTACCTGTCGGAGGCTGTGTACCTCAACGACTCCACCTACGACGGACACTCTGTGGGCGG GCTGCAGTACGGGGGCCTGGGCCAGCTGGCCGACGGGGTCGTGGGGCTGGACGACTTCAGGGAGAGCCAGGAGCTGCGGGTCTGGCCGGGCTACGACTACGTGGGCTGGAGCAACCGCAGCTTCCCCAGCGGCTACGTGGGCATGGAGTTCGAGTTTGACCGGCTGCGGGCCTTCCAGGCCATGCAG gtgcACTCCAACAACATGCACACGCTGGGCGCGCGCCTGCCCGCGGGCGTGGAGTGCCATTTCCGGCGCGGCCCGGCCCTGGCCTGGGAGGGGGAGCCCGTGCGCCACGCCCTGGGGGGCAGCCTGGGGGACCCCAGGGCGCGCGCCGTGTCGGTGCCCCTGGGCGGCCGCGTGGGCCGCCTGCTGCAGTGCCGCTTCTTCTTCGTGGGGCCCTGGCTGCTCTTCAGCGAGATCGCCTTCGTGTCGG acgCCGTGAACGACTCGTCTGCCGCCCTGGGGGGCACCTTCGCACCGGCCCCCTGGTggccgcccggccccccgcccacCAACTCCAGCGGCCTGG agctggagcccaggggccAGCAGCCTGTGGCCAAGGCCGAGGGCAGCCCGAGCGCCGTCCTGGTCGGCTGCCTGGTGGCCATcatcctgctgctgctgctggtcatCGCGCTGATGCTGTGGCGGCTGCACTGGCGCCGGCTGCTCAGCAAG GCTGAGCGCCGGGTGTTGGAAGAAGAGCTGACGGTCCACCTCTCTGTCCCTGGGGACACCCTCCTCATCAACAACCGCCCCGGCCCCCGAGAGCCGCCCCCCTACCAGGAGCCCCGGCCTCGTGGGAATCCGCCCCACTCAGCTCCCAGTGTTCCCAACGGCTCGG cctgccctggggACTACATGGAGCCCGAAAAACCGAGCACCCCGCTCCTGCCCCCGCCCGCCCAGAGCAGCGTCCCCCACTACGCCGAGGCCGACATCGTCACCCTGCAGGGCGTCACCGGGGGCAACACCTACGCCGTGCCCGCGCTGCCCCCGGGGGCGGCCGGCGAGGGGCCTCCCCGCGTGGACTTCCCCCGCGCGCGGCTCCGCTTCAAGGAGAAGCTCGGCGAGGGCCAGTTCGGCGAG GTGCACCTGTGCGAGGTTGAGAACCCTCAAGACCTGGTCAGCCTGGACCTCCCCCTTAGCGTGCAGAAGGGACACCCCTTGCTGGTGGCTGTCAAGATCCTGCGGCCAGATGCCACCAAGAATGCCAG GAACGACTTCCTGAAGGAGGTGAAGATCATGTCCAGGCTCAAGGACCCCAACATCGTCCGGCTGCTGGGTGTGTGCGTGCAGGACGACCCGCTCTGCATGATCACCGACTACATGGAGAACGGCGACCTCAACCAGTTCCTCAGCGCCCACCAGCTGGAGGACAAGGCGGCCGGCGCGCCCGGGGACGCGGGGCCCAGCCCGGGACCCAGCATCAG CTACGCGGTGCTGGTGCACGTGGCGGCCCAGATCGCCTCGGGCATGCGCTACCTGGCCACGCTCAACTTCGTGCACCGCGACCTGGCCACGAGGAACTGCCTGGTAGGGGACAACTTCACCATCAAGATCGCCGACTTCGGCATGAGCCGCAACCTCTACGCCGGGGACTACTACCGCGTGCAGGGCCGGGCCGTGCTGCCCATCCGGTGGATGGCCTGGGAGTGCATCCTCATG GGCAAGTTCACGACGGCAAGTGACGTGTGGGCCTTCGGGGTGACGCTGTGGGAGGTGCTGGCGCTGTGCCGCGCCCAGCCCTTCGGGCAGCTCACGGACGAGCAGGTCATCGAGAACGCCGGCGAGTTCTTCCGGGACCAGGGCCGGCAG GTGTACCTGTCCCGGCCGCCCGCCTGCCCCCTGGGCCTGTACGAGCTGATGCTGCGGTGCTGGAGCAGGGAGCCCGAGCAGCGGCCGCCCTTCTCCCAGCTGCACCGGTTCCTGGCAGAGGACGCAGTCAACACGGCGTGA